Within the Sylvia atricapilla isolate bSylAtr1 chromosome 10, bSylAtr1.pri, whole genome shotgun sequence genome, the region GCTCTGAGTAGTATTTAGAGCAGTGTATCTGCTAACATGTTCTTTTAATTCTTAAACCAGCCACCTTAAGTTGTATTTGAGGGAGGAATATGCAAGATGTCATTGCACAGGGTTTTGATGTGCATACTTGGGGTTAAATACATGGTCTAAACAGCTGTAAACTTAAAACATTCTGGCAGAATGAGTCTCCtctaaagaaggaaaagcttatttatatatgttttttaaGACTATTTTTAAGAGCCTTCTGTAAAAGTTTATAGTAAAATCATGCTTTGTGCAATGTTTCTCTCTGTCTGTTTACTTTAGTCCTCACAGGAGATGGAAAGGCACTAAACACATTGCTGAAGAattcctcagcacaggaggagTTATGAGTACCTGCTAATGATTGCTTACCCAGAAAAGTTGCAATTGCCTCGACAGCTCCGTTGTACACTGCGGAGCTGTGGGAGGGGGCTCGCAAGTCCCACAGCACCTGGACATAATTCACCACCTGGTTGAAGCCAGCCGTGGCCAGAGCCCACCACAGGGACCAGCAGAGGAGTTTGTGGGAGCTGTAGCACTCCCTCAggtccctgcccagctgcagcagcacgcCCAGCATGTGCCTGTGGGGCCTGGCACTCCCAgccgggggctgggggctcgGGGCCCCGGCAGCCCCATCGGGGTTTGTTCCcccttggcaggggctgggggcaccgCCCGCAGCCTGCCCTTTGTCAGGCCCTGCCACGGGCTCGGGGGCATCTCTCCTGTGGAAGAACATGCTCCTCTGGGGCATGGGCAGGAAGAAGGCGCACAGCAAGGCCAGGGACACGGAAGCCAAGCTGATGGCGTTGAGGTGGAAGTAGGAGACGTGTGCTAAGGACACCAGCAGCTGTCCCAGCACGGCGGCCACGGTGGCTGCCACCAGAGTGACGCTCCTGCAGTAGCTGGTGACCCTCTGGAAGTGTTGGGTGCTGACCACGCTGTAGATGTAGGCGTAATAGGCCACCTCGGTGGCCGTGACCATGCCGTAGAAGAATTCCACCAGCTGCATGGCCACCACTCCATgggcaaagagcagcaggagccaggtgACGATGAGGCTGATGCCCTGCAGGAGGAGCACGGGCTTGTAGCGCACGTAGTCTGTGAGCAGGAACACTGGGAACAGGAGAGCGAGGTAGGAGTATGTCCAAACTGGCAGAATCTGGTTGGTAACCTAGGAGAGAAGAGCAGATGtcagtgtttttgttgttgACGAAAGGAAgttcatgtattttaaatgctgctgtaattttttgcaagttttttAAAGCAGTCATAATTTTGTGTCAGTGGTAAGTCTCTCTAGTTTTCAATCTTATTTACAGTAGCTGAAAATGAAGGCCTGTTTTAACTTTTTATGTAAGTAGTTGTATACCTTTGGTCATCTCTTTCCCTTGTTAGGtatagaaaaaaaccaaacgtGTGCCTCTTACAATGGGGAACT harbors:
- the LOC136365656 gene encoding thiamine transporter 2-like, with the protein product MDCWKGAVRHSWIYPTVIICANGFFTTMRPSEPFLTPYLTGPDKNLTIEEVTNQILPVWTYSYLALLFPVFLLTDYVRYKPVLLLQGISLIVTWLLLLFAHGVVAMQLVEFFYGMVTATEVAYYAYIYSVVSTQHFQRVTSYCRSVTLVAATVAAVLGQLLVSLAHVSYFHLNAISLASVSLALLCAFFLPMPQRSMFFHRRDAPEPVAGPDKGQAAGGAPSPCQGGTNPDGAAGAPSPQPPAGSARPHRHMLGVLLQLGRDLRECYSSHKLLCWSLWWALATAGFNQVVNYVQVLWDLRAPSHSSAVYNGAVEAIATFLGSATSMAVGYVKVNWDLSGELALAIFSALDAGSLLLMHFTDNIWACYSGYLAFKGCYMLLITIATFQIAVNLSMERYALMFGFNNFVALVIQTILTVVVVDSRGLGLDISTQFLIYGSYFTVIAGIFLIRSMYIIISIKCRNTSVAAESTAP